CGTGTCGGAAGGCGTGATCAGCGCGAAGACGAAGTAAGCGCCGGGCGTTCACGCCCCGTCGCCTGCACGCAAGCCCGTCCGGTTCCGGACGGGCTTTTTTTCATCCGGCGCGCGCTGCGTTCGCGGTTTTTTGATCGGCACGCCAGGCATTTTTTTCGCATGCCACAATGGATCGCGATTCGTCAGATGGAACCCGCCCGATGCCGCCCACCCCTGCCCTGCGCCGCCTGCTGATGCTCTACGCCGGCCTGATCGCCGCGAACGTCGCCGTGTGGCTGTGGGCGCTCGTGGTGCTGCGCGACCATCCGCTGCTGCTCGGCACCGCGGCGATCGCGTACGGGCTCGGGCTGCGTCACGCGGTCGACGCCGATCACATCGCCGCGATCGACGTCGCGACGCGCAAGCTGATGCAGGACGGCCAGCGTCCGGTGAGCGTCGGCCTGTTCTTCTCGCTCGGCCATTCGACGATCGTGATCGCGGCGACGCTCGGCATCGCGCTGACGGCGTTCGCACTGCGCGACCGGTTCGATGCGTTCCGCGAGATCGGCGGCACGATCGGCACGGCGGTATCGGCCACTTTCCTGCTCGTGCTCGCGTGCGTGAACCTGATGATCCTGCGCGACGTATGGCGGCGTTATCGCCGCGTCCCCGAGCACGCACACGCGCATGACGACGCGCACGTGCATCGCCCTGCCGGGCTCGTTTCACGACTGCTGCGCCCGCTGTTCCGGTTCGTATCGAAGAGCTGGCACATGTATCCGGTCGGCGTGCTGTTCGGGCTAGGTTTCGATACTGCAACCGAAATCGGCCTGCTCGCGATCGCCGCCGCGCAAGCGAGCCAGGGATTGCCGGTCTACACGGTCATGCTGTTTCCCGCGCTGTTCACCGCCGGCATGACGCTGATCGACTCGACCGACAATGTGCTGATGATTCATGCATACGGCTGGGCGATGGACGACCCGCAGCGCAAGCTGCTCTACAACGCGAGCATCACGTTCGTGTCGGCGGCCGTTGCACTGGCGATCGGCGGAATCGAGGCGGCCGGCCTGCTGGCCGACAAGCTGTCGCTGACAGGCCCCGTGCGCGACGCGCTCGATGCGCTCGGCGATCGCTTCGGCTCGATCGGCTACGGCATCGTCGCGCTGTTCCTCGTCTGCTGGATCGCGTCGATCCTGTTCCACCGCTGGCAGCGCGCCGCCGACGCGCCGGCGCGCTGAGCCACGCGCGAACACTCAGACGTTTCATTCCGGAAACAATATTCCCCCCCAAGACGTTGCATGCGCCCGTCGCGTACCCGCGCGCACGTTGTGCGACAGGCACAAGCGGCCGATGGCACGAATCTCGCAGATAGGGATTCGCACGGCGGGCCCGCGTGCCGATCCGCGTTCGCGGCTGGCGTCATGCGCCGGCCCGAAGGCAATCGGCCGCCGACAGGACAACGAATCTTTTCTGGCCCCCTGCACCACACGTAGATAGCCGCGCGGCAACGAGGCATCGCGCGCATGGGGAGGCCATGATGCATAAGACGAAACAACCGTCCCGCCCGGCGGGACGGCGCCCTCGTGCAACCTTGCTGGCCGCAGCCGCGTTTGCGTGCTGCTGCTCGTATGCCGTCGCACAAACCACCACGCCTGACTCCGAGCCCGACGCGAACACCAGCGCGGACACCATCATGATGGTGGTCGCAGACGCTTCGTCATGCGCAGCCAATCCGGCTGCGTGCGCGGTGCACGTCTATGCTGGTCGGGGTATCGGCGGTAACGGTGCCGGCCCGAGCGGCAGTGGCGGCGGCAGTCCCGGACCGGGTAACGGTAGTGGTAGCGGCAACGGTAGCGGTAGCGGTGGAAATAACGGCAACGGTGCCGTCGGACCTGCCGGTACCGGTGGAACGACAGGTGGAACGTCCAGCGGGACGAGCGGCACGGGCCGCGGAGGCAACTCGTCCGGTAACGGTGGTAACGGTGGTTCAAGTGGCGGTACTTCGGGTGGTGGTACTTCGGGTGGCGGCACTTCGGGTGGCGGCACTTCGGGTGGCGGTACTTCGGGTGGCGGTACTTCGGGCGGTGGCACTTCAGGCGGCGGCACTTCAGGTGGCGGCACTTCGGGTGGCGGCACTTCGGGTGGCGGCACTTCGGGTGGCGGTACTTCGGGTGGCGGTACTTCGGGTGGCGGTACTTCGGGTGGCGGCACTTCAGGTGGTGGTACTTCAGGTGGCGGCACTTCGGGCGGCGGCACTTCAGGTGGCGGCACTTCGGGTGGCGGCACTTCGGGCGGCGGTACTTCAGGTGGCGGCACTTCAGGTGGCGGCACTTCGGGTGGCGGCACTTCGGGTGGCGGTACTTCAGGTGGCGGCACCTCAGGTGGCGGCACTTCGGGTAGCGGAGGCCATGGCGGACACGGAGGTGGCGGCGACGGTGACGGCGGTGGCCACGGCCACGGCCACGGCGGCGGCCACGGCGATGGTGACGGTGATGGCGGAGGTCACGGCAACGGTGGTGGCCATGGCGATGGTGACGGCGGCGGTCACGGCAATGGTGGTGGCCACGGCGATGGTGACGGCGGCGGTCACGGCAATGGTGGTGGCCACGGCGATGGTGACGGCGGTGGTCACGGCAATGGTGGCGGCCATGGCGATGGTGACGGCGGCGGTCACGGCAATGGTGGTGGCCATGGCGATGGTGACGGCGGTGGTCACGGCAACGGTGGTGGCCATGGCAATGGTGACGGCGGCGGTCACGGCAACGGCGGTGGCCATGGCGACGGTGACGGCGGCGGTCACGGCAATGGTGGTGGCCACGGCGATGGTGACGGCGGCGGTCACGGCAATGGTGACGGCGGTGGTCACGGCAACGGCGGCGGCCATGGCAATGGTGGTGGCCATGGCAACGGTGACGGCGGTGGCCATGGCAATGGTGGCGGCCATGGCAACGGTGACGGCGGTGGCCATGGCAATGGTGGCGGCCATGGCGACGGTGACGGCGGTGGTCACGGCAATGGCGGCGGCCATGGCAACGGTGGTCACGGCAATGGCGGTGGCAACGGCAATGGCAACGGCAGTGGTGGCGCTGGCAATGGTGGTGCCAATGGCGTTGGCAACGGCCGTGGTAACGGCAACGGCGGCTCAGGCAACGGTGGTGGCAACGGCAATGGCGCCGGCGGCAACGGTGGTCAAGGCAACGGCAACGGCGGCTCGGGCAACGGCGGCAGCAACGGCAACGGTGGCCAAGGCAACGGCAACGGTGGCCACGGCAATGGCGGCGGCAACGGCAATGGCAACGGCAGTGGCGGCGACGGCAATGGCGGTGCCAACGGTGTCGGCAATGGCCACGGTACCGGCAACGGCAATGGCGGCGGTCACGGCAACGGCGGATCGTCCGGCGGCAACCACTGACCGGAAGCGTTGCCCGGCCGGTTGCCGTCAGAGCATCTCGAGCGCGCGCTTGCTGCGTGGCGGACGGAAATACGCGTCAAGCTGCGCGCGCTCGTCATCGCTCAATTCGAAATCGAGCGCGGCGCGATTGTCGCGCACGTGCTCGATCCTCGATGCCTTCGGGATCGCGAATACACCTGGCTGCGCCAGCACCCATGCCAGTGCGACGCGCATCACCGACACGCCGCGCAGCCGTGCGATCTCGTCGAGCGGCGAGCGCTTCGGCAACCGCCCGTGGTCGACCGGGCTGTACGCCATTGCCGGCATCCGGTGATCGGCGAGCCATGGCAGCAGGTCGAATTCCGGTCCGCGCCTCGCGATGTTGTAGAGGATTTGGTTGGTCGCGCAGGCACCGCCGCCCGCCTCGTCGACGAGCTCTTCCATATCGGCCGTATCGAAGTTGCTCACACCCCAGCGACGGATCTTGCCCGCGCGCTGCAGCGCCTCGAAACCTTCGACCGTCTCCTCGAGCGGCACCGAGCCGCGCCAGTGCAGCAGGTACAGGTCGAGGCGATCGGTGCGCAAGCGCTTGAGGCTCGCGTCGCACGCGGCGACGACGCCGCGCCGGCTCGCATGGTGCGGATAGACCTTGCTGACGAGGAACACGTCATCGCGCAGGCCCGCGAGTGCTTCGCCGACCAGTTCCTCGGTCGCGCCGTCGCCGTACATCTCGGCCGTATCGACCAGCGTCATCCCGAGTTCGATGCCTTCGCGCAGCGCGGCGATCTCGTCCGCCCGGCGGGCCGGCCGCTCGCCCATTTCCCAGGTGCCCTGTCCGAGCTTCGGAATCGTCTCGCCGTCCGGCAGGACGACCGTGGCGATCGTGTCTGTCATGCGTTCCTCGTTGCGGATTCGTGGCCGCGCGCCGCGGCCGAAGCATGGAATACGACGCGTCAGTGTAGTCAATCGGCGCGCCGACGGCCTATTGCACGGCAAAAACCGGCTATAACGGCGCCGCATGATGACTTAGAATGGCCGCAACCTGATCGATACCCATTCCATGAAGTCACCCACGGACGACCGGTGGCAGGACCTGCGCCCCGACCCCGACAACGACACGCCGTTGTACCTGCAGCTCACCCGCAAGCTCGGCGACGCGATCCACGACAACCGCTGGACGGCCGGCGAGGCGCTGCCTTCGGAGCGCGTGCTGTCCGAAGCGCTCGGCGTATCGCGCATCACCGCGCGCAAGGCGATCGCGCTGCTCGTCGAGCAGGGCTTGATCCGCCGCACGCAGGGCGCGGGCAATTTCATCCAGCCGCGCTACGAGGATCCGCTGTCGCGCCTGTCGAGCTTCAGCGAAATGCTCGAGCGCCGCGGCTTCAAGCCGAGTTCGCAATGGCTCGCGCGCGAAATTCAGCCGGCGAACCGGGACGAAGTGATCCAGCTCGGGCTATCTCCGGCCGCATCCGTTACACGCCTGAAACGCCTGCGTCTCGCCGACGGCATCGTGATGGCCGTCGAGAATTCGACGTTCCCCGCGACGCTGATTCCCGATCCGCAGGCAATCGGCGGGTCGCTGTACAGCTATCTCGAAGCGCGCGGCACGCCGATCGTGCGCGCGCTGCAGCATTTCCGCGCGGTCAACGCGACCGACGAGATCGCCGAGCAGATGGGCATCGCGCCGCACGATGCGCTGCTGCTGATCACGCGGATCGGCTATACGTCGGACCAGCGCGCGATCGAACTGACCGACACCTACTGCCGCAACGACTACTACGACTTCGTCGTCGAGCTGCGCAAGTAACGCCGGCCGCGCGGCCGGCGCTTACAGCCAGTACGCGTCATCGGTGCCGGGCAGCACGGGCGGCCGCGCGAACGCCGGCGGCGTAACCGACAACCGCTCGGCCGGCCGCACGGTATCGAGCATGCCGAACGGCGACGCGATGCGATCGATCCGGTCGCGCACGTCGGCGGCAGCGAGATCGGGCACACCCAGGCCGCCCGGCACGTTGCCGAACGACTGCAGCCAGCGCCCCGTCTGCGCCAGCGACATCCGCACGTGCCAGCTTCCCCCTTCGCGCGCCCGCCGCGCGAGCGCGATCATCGCGCCGAACGCCGCGAGATACCCCGTCGCATGATCGAGCGCCTGGCACGGCAGATGGCGCGGCGCGTCCGCGTGCGCGGCGTGCTGCTCCTGCCACGCGATCCCGCTCGCCGACTGCACGAGACTGTCGAAGCCGCGCCGCTTCGCCCACGGCCCAGCCTGTCCGTACGCCGAGATCGACACGTACACGATGCCGGGCCGCCGCTCCGCCAGCGCCTGCGGCGCGAAACCGCGAGCCGCGAGCGCGCCGGGCCGGTACGCCTGCAGGAA
The DNA window shown above is from Burkholderia cepacia and carries:
- a CDS encoding HoxN/HupN/NixA family nickel/cobalt transporter, with protein sequence MPPTPALRRLLMLYAGLIAANVAVWLWALVVLRDHPLLLGTAAIAYGLGLRHAVDADHIAAIDVATRKLMQDGQRPVSVGLFFSLGHSTIVIAATLGIALTAFALRDRFDAFREIGGTIGTAVSATFLLVLACVNLMILRDVWRRYRRVPEHAHAHDDAHVHRPAGLVSRLLRPLFRFVSKSWHMYPVGVLFGLGFDTATEIGLLAIAAAQASQGLPVYTVMLFPALFTAGMTLIDSTDNVLMIHAYGWAMDDPQRKLLYNASITFVSAAVALAIGGIEAAGLLADKLSLTGPVRDALDALGDRFGSIGYGIVALFLVCWIASILFHRWQRAADAPAR
- a CDS encoding aldo/keto reductase, whose product is MTDTIATVVLPDGETIPKLGQGTWEMGERPARRADEIAALREGIELGMTLVDTAEMYGDGATEELVGEALAGLRDDVFLVSKVYPHHASRRGVVAACDASLKRLRTDRLDLYLLHWRGSVPLEETVEGFEALQRAGKIRRWGVSNFDTADMEELVDEAGGGACATNQILYNIARRGPEFDLLPWLADHRMPAMAYSPVDHGRLPKRSPLDEIARLRGVSVMRVALAWVLAQPGVFAIPKASRIEHVRDNRAALDFELSDDERAQLDAYFRPPRSKRALEML
- a CDS encoding GntR family transcriptional regulator; amino-acid sequence: MKSPTDDRWQDLRPDPDNDTPLYLQLTRKLGDAIHDNRWTAGEALPSERVLSEALGVSRITARKAIALLVEQGLIRRTQGAGNFIQPRYEDPLSRLSSFSEMLERRGFKPSSQWLAREIQPANRDEVIQLGLSPAASVTRLKRLRLADGIVMAVENSTFPATLIPDPQAIGGSLYSYLEARGTPIVRALQHFRAVNATDEIAEQMGIAPHDALLLITRIGYTSDQRAIELTDTYCRNDYYDFVVELRK